The genomic interval TTAAACTGGGCTCAactctcaatttcttttctcattgatgaatatttaactggttttcgctctccttaaacTGTATACACTTGTCTACTCACCAGTGTGTTTTCAGAGTAATTTGCTTCGGTATCTGTTATTCGCAAGTGTATGtgtatatccgagccgaaggcgtcAGTTACCGAAGTTTATTGGCTCAAAAAACATAACAGAAGAACATGGAATGAATTACTATCGCAGCATGTGATGTAATCTGAACGAagtcatgaaatgaaaatggaaattttgaagATATTACTCACAAAGATGGCAAATTAGAACAAGAAACTTATAGAAAGGCGTCACGCAAGTCTCAAACACTTATTTGCGTAcgtgttttggacgattgattttaggcaatttcacgAATTGTAGTCCGagcgaagtgaggcttacaaacGAAAGTGCCCTTAAATCTACCGTCTCAAACAGGTACATCATGTAAGTTTTTATGCAGAGGACCCCGAGAACGTTGAAAATTgccatcattttttttgtcagagaCCTCTTCATTTTGTTGATACTCTAGGTATCACAAACTTCAACTGAAACtgcaaatttttatatttctcaTAAAGTCCAAGTTAGTTCGTCAAGTGTTATTCAGCTTCTAGCAACTCTTCTAAAATTTCTTGGACCTTGTGGATCCGTCAATGATGTTTAGAACCAAAAGTGTCAAGAAAATAGACCTCGAAGTAGACTCATTAGTTTCGGAATCGCAGAAATTGGAAGTCTTCATACCGTTGAAccgttgaaaatgaaaactttgatAACTAAACCGACTGAACAATTTCTAGATTTATTCAGCCTTGGAGGAATATCAAAATCATAAATCGGTCAGTTATAGGGTGGTAGAGCGAGATGTAGCATATGgtatggaaaattaaattgctgaCCTCATCTGTTCCTCAATATTAGTAGTCACGAAGTTATAAGCGATGGactaaaatttattgtcaatctgctgcaaaaaacactttggaTCTACTGCAATTTTTGCctgaaaattcgaattttctgAGTGAAATTCATCGTCGCCGCACTGGTCCTTTTTTAGGTGGTGAATCCCATGATACTAAAACGCAGTCAGAAGACTCAGAAGAAGATGGTGGCTCTACTGTGACCGTCGTTCTTAATGAAGATGGTCCGGCCCGACTTGCTGCTACAGATTGTGTAGCTTCTCTAAAGGCATCCGTTAATAACTCTTCTTTGAGTTGTCGAACAGCTTGAGCAGTAGTCGTCGGCCTAGGTCTAGCTGCTGCACGTCTACGCGTTTCGCTATAGTGAAGTGGGGGTAAGTCTTTAGCGCTCTCGGTAGACGCGCTCTAGGTGGCAGTACGGTTgctgattttctttttctgccTACTTTTTCTGCGGCTGCAGCTGTAACAAAAGGTTTTCCGATTAATGAACACAGAATTGTGTTCggaataaatatttcttacaAGGAACGGAATATGCCAGCCTGACATAGATGATTCTGCTTGCGGTGATCTTCGTTCGACTTTGATTCGTTGCCCTGATGAAAATGGAGACCCAGCTTGTGGTGATCTTGGCTCCTCTTTGATGCGTAAAGGGAACATAGATGAAGGCCCAGGTTGTGGTGATCTTGGCTCCACTTTGATTCGTTTTGTTGATGGAAGAGCAGATGATGACGTCGATCCTTTACTTTTACTGCCTTTGCCGGTATATGGTAACGGGAAACGAGATGAAGGCCCTCCTTGTGGTGATCTTGGCTCCACTTTGATTCGTGCTGGTGGAAGAACAGATGATGACGTCGAAGAGTCAGATGATCCACTCAATTTAAGCGGGAACAGTGAAGACGGTCCCTCTCCTGGTCCTGATAATGACATTACTCTTCCTCCGACGAGAACTGGTACAGGGTACGGAAATGAAAATGCTTGTGGTGGTCTTGGCTCTACTTTGATTCGTTCTGGTGGAATAAGAGATGATGACGTTGGTGCCACAGATGGTCCACTCAGCATAGACGAACTCGAAGATGACGGTCCTTCTCCTGGCAAGGGCACTGATCTTCCTCCTcctttacttttacttttttttgtttttttctttaatgacGTTGGTGCCAGTGGGAAACTCTTATCATCATCGCTATTGTAATCTGTTACAGTGAACCTCCAACCATTCTTCTAGATTTCTTTTGTCGCTTGTCCTTCGACGAGCTGCGTTTGCCCTTCTTTTCACTCATTTTGTGAATTCTaacttaaatttgaattaaaatttgtaaaaaaatgaaaacgaaccGTTCAATGGAAAAgtcgaaaatgaaatgaatttttcttaatttaatcGTGCACTGACTACttcgagaaaatttaaaaacattaaaacgaAGGAAAGTGAATTTCTTGGAACTGTTCGATTACAGAGTTTCGCTCAATGGTTCTGTAATTAATGAAAACGGCTGTTGTTGAACCAGGGGAAATAATAAGGGGGACTGTTTTGGCAAAACagcctgccgaaatcggacgcattttctagtggattcTTTGATATGTGCCGAGATAGGTATTGGTCCACaatagaagccaaaaccactttcaaaaaaatttcgtctaAGCTGGTGTGACTAGTAATGCTTTGGTATTATTTTAGATACAATAACTTCGAAAAAGTGCTTTTTCATCAAACATTTCACGTGtacgaaattttttgagtagcGATGCTGAGtatcaaattttcgtttgaaagcCACATTCATCGAGACACTACCCACGTATGTTTGGTATTATTGGAAGACCAGTATCAGTTGGGGAAAACAGTtgtttgtcgttttttttgattttcggatGCAAGGGAACCTTTAGAAGTTCGCCGAAATTATCCATTTTTCACCCAtactttgaatgaattttaaaccaaaCAAGACCCAATCTGctccgaaagtacatgcaattacctttctaatgacaccccacacggcCTTGTCCGTTTCGGGGACTATGAGAAATTTCTGTAGGAAAAgagcatgttttcggtttttggtcACCTCTCACtctcaccagccacacaagcttagACGTTTTTTTTAGTGGTATCTAggaacatatcaaaaaatccactagaaaatgcgtccgatttcggcaggctctttttcaaaagaatctctttaattcactgaaaattacTGAAACTTACCGAAACGGATTTCTCGGTTTTTCGTTTTCACATTTTGTCCTTAGATCGAGGTTTTGGTccttttttctgtttgaaattccaaaattccaATATATTAAGATtaagatatcttcggaaacTCTTTGGCACTGTTTCTGCTGTTATACACAGATAAATACATGGACCTAGCTAGACCTAAATCGTTTTGGGATTAACAGTACGCGACCGAATTGTTtatagaattaaaatttaatgggatattatattcgaccgataaattaattcaaactaccgataaaaaataataaatgaccgataaacacggtaccgataaaaaataataaagtaccGATAGCGAAATTCCcgagtaccgataaaaatattccaaactaccgataaaaagtgcTGAAATACCGATAGattgttcattttatcaataatctttaattttttatgggtaatttattattttctatcggtagttcattattatttatcggtaatttattatattttatcggtatttcggtatttttaatcggtaaattattattttctatcggtgcTTTCT from Bradysia coprophila strain Holo2 unplaced genomic scaffold, BU_Bcop_v1 contig_764, whole genome shotgun sequence carries:
- the LOC119084544 gene encoding putative protein TPRXL → MSEKKGKRSSSKDKRQKKSRRMVGGEGPSSSSSSMLSGPSVAPTSSSLIPPERIKVEPRPPQAFSFPYPVPVLVGGRVMSLSGPGEGPSSLFPLKLSGSSDSSTSSSVLPPARIKVEPRSPQGGPSSRFPLPYTGKGSKSKGSTSSSALPSTKRIKVEPRSPQPGPSSMFPLRIKEEPRSPQAGSPFSSGQRIKVERRSPQAESSMSGWHIPFLLQPQKK